ATCCCGTTTTCGGACCAGGCGTTTGAAGACGCGAAAGCCTCCGGCAAGGTCATTGTCGTCGATGGCACGGCCGATTGGTGCGCGGAGTGTAAGGTGATCGAGAAGAACGTGCTCGACAAGCCGGAGACGATCGTGGCGATGCGTGACGTGGTGGCGATCAAAGTCGATTGGAGCACGGGCGTCGATCCGGAGTATCAGCGCAGAACGAAAGAGCTGTTCGGGATCGTCGGACTGCCGCACTTGGTCGTTCACAAGCCTGGCGGGCAGCAAAGCCGCGTGTTCACCCACCTTTCCACTCCCAAGGAACTCATCGATGCGATCAAGGAGGCGCAGGGCAGCGAGTGAAGACCTTTCGCCTCAACGACTTCGAAGTCGGGGGCCAGAGTCTTTGCGTGATCGCGGGGCCCTGCCTTGCTGAATCGGACGACCTGTGTTTGCGGGTCGCCGAGGAAATAGTCCGCCATTGCGCCGACCTAGGCTTTCCCTTCATCTTCAAGGCCTCGTTCGACAAAGCCAACCGCTCGTCGGTCGCGACGGGTCGGGGAGATGGCCTTGCTGCGGGTTTGAGGCGTCTGGAGAAGGTAAAGAAGGCGTTCGGCGTGCCGGTCACGACCGACATCCATTGGCCCGAACAGGCGCGCGAGGTCGCTGAAGGGGTGGACTTGTTGCAGATTCCGGCGTTTCTGTGCAGGCAGTCCGACCTCCTTCAGGCCGCCGCCGAGACCGGGCGGCCGGTCAACGTCAAGAAGGGGCAGTTCCTCGCCCCTTGGGACGCCAAGAACATCGTGGACAAGCTCGACCACTTCGGAGCGTCAGGCGTCCTTCTCACCGAGCGCGGCACGTCGTTTGGGTACAACATGCTGGTCGTGGACATGCCTGGCCTGGAAGTAATGAGGGGGATGGGGGTTCCGGTTTGCTTCGATGCGACCCACTCCGCACAGCGCCCCGGAGCCTCAGGCCAGGAGACCGGCGGGGTGCGGGAGTCGATTCCGGCGATGGCTCGCGCCGCAGTGGCCGTGGGAATCGATGCGATCTTCCTCGAAGTTCATCCCGATCCGTCGACGGCGCTTTCGGATAGGGCAACTCAGTGGCCGCTGGACCAGATTCGACCCTTGCTCGAACAAATCGCGGCCGTGGACCGTGCAGTCAGAGCCTTGTGAGGACTTTTCGGGGGCCTCGCAGACATACTCCGCGGTTCGTGACTCTCATCACCTAGCAATCCTGCTAGTTTTCCAATGGGGGCCGAGTACGCCGCCTTAGAATGCCTCACAATAAGCGCGGAGGGTTCTTCATGAGGTTTCGTCTGCTATCTCTTGCTATTGGCTGCGCTGTTTCTGGGTTTGCGCTCGCCCAATCCATCGACCCCTTTTATTCGGGGGATTACTCGTTCACTGATCTGGGTTCGGTTGCCGGTGTGCCGTCGAATTACGGGGGGCTCACCCTTCTCGCCGGAAATCCCAACAAGCTGCTGCTCGGCGGTAACGCGAATAACGCCGCTGGCATGTTGTACGTGGTCGATGTCGTAAGGGACGTCGATGGCCACATCGTTGGGTTCTCGGGGCCGGCTACGCCTTATGCCGACGCTCCCTACAACGACGGCGGGGTTACCTACGGTCCGAACGGCGTTCTCTATGCCTCGCGCTGGCCCGTCAACGAACTCGGGATGTATCTTCCCGGCAGCACGACACCGGATAAAGTCGTCGATCTGGCGGCTCTCGGAGTTGCCCAATCGCACTCGGCGCTCGTGTGGGGGCCCGGCGCAAGACCGTACACGAACCGTCTCAAGCTCAGCAGTTGGTCAGGAGGCCAGTTCTACGACGCCACCTATACGTTCGACGCTTTCGGAATGGTAGACATCCTCTCGGTCACGCAAACGGCGACGCTGACGGGCGGTCCGGAGGGCATCGTGTATGTGCCCTATGGCTCGGCGCTGTTCGGCGACTCCATGCTCGTTTCGGAGTATTCCGCGGGCAATATCGCCTCGTACGACGTCGATGCCAACGGCGACCCGATCGTAGCCACCCGAAAGACGTTCATGAGCGGGCTAACTGGGGCTGAAGGAGCGTTCGTTGATGAACTCACGGGCGACTTTCTGTTCTCGACCTTTGGAGGCGGCGACCGGATCATCCGAGTTTCCGGGTTCGCTGCGATCCCTGAGCCTGCGACCATGATCGGCCTCGGCCTAGGGTTTGCGGCGCTCGCTTCCCGCAGACGAAAGAACCGCTAGGCTCGGTCGGTTCGACGAACGGGGCCGGGAGCGTTCTCGGCCCCGTTCCCGTTTGTGGGGCTTACGTCTGTCGCCCCATCGGACCGCGGACCTACTCGCTCATGGGTTCATCCATTTGATGCTGTGCTGGATGCCGAATCCGGACAGAAATGCGAGGTCATCATGATCGCCCATCGGCTCGCGATCGATCCCCGACCCACGGTAGCCCACGTGAAGGTTGTTGTCCGTCACTCCTTGGCCCCCATCGACCCAGCGATAGGCGTACAGAATCTCGCCTTCCCACCAGGCTGCAGCAATCGAAGACCTCGACTGCGTCCATTCGTCGTAGTATCGCTTGACGAGCCAGCCGCCGAAGGCCGTCTTGTCCGCGACCTGCATCGCCACATAGCCACAGGCCCAAGGGCTGTCCGCGCCCCGCAAGCCGACCGAAAAGAAGAGCACTCGCCCCGACTCGCCCGCATTCGGAGAAGCGTCGAACAACAGTGTGCAGCGGGCGTTTCCGGCCGCGCGTCCTTCTGCCCCTCCGACCCATTCAAGCTCTCCGACTTGGGCCAGACCTTCGGGACGGAGGTCGTATCGGCGAATCTGCCACCTGGACTTGCGCTCAGCGTCCTGATCTTGCGCCAAGCCGACGACGAGTTCGTTTCGTAGGGGGTCCTCGACGAGTCCCGGCGCAATTGTCGACTTCAAGCCGAGCGATTTCGTCGGCGGTAATGCGTAATCGCCCCGCAGCGGCCGATCGGGAAGCTCGATGTATTGCACCTCTTGGGTGATCGGGCTCCACAAAAACACGATGGGCCTTCCCCGAAACCTGCCGACCGTCGGAACGAGCCGCTTGTCAAGGTTCAGAACTCTTCGGTGCCGAAGGATGAGCGTGCCGTCCTTGATTGCGGCCGTTCGCAGGGCGACCCCGAGCGGCGTCTGGTAGACGAAGAGCAGTTCCTCGCCCCATTCGGCCCCGACAGGATCGCCAATCACATCCTCCGACTCGATCGTCCATTCTTGGCTCCACTTCGTCGGGCTCTCCAAACGCCGCAAATAGAGGCCGCCGGGACGCACCTCAGAAATGTCCGGCGACTTGGGCGGATCGGCGTTCTTAGCATGACGAGCCGAGAGGAGGTAGGCGCTTCCCTTGGCCACGATCCACCAAGGAGCGGCCATCGTCTTGCCCACGGTGTCCCGAAGTCCGGCACTGGTCGAGTAAGCGTAGTTGATGTCGGCCTGAATGTGTTTTTCACCGAAGGCCCCGTTCCAGTTCCAGTCGATGAGCGTCGTCGAACCGTTCTCCTTGAGTCGGTATCGGTATGGCCCCTTTTCGAGGAACCTGACCTTCTCATAGGGGAGCGGGAGTTCCTCGTCCAAATCGCCCTCGCGCAGTTCGAGCCCTCTGAACTCGCCAAAACTGAAGCCGATCTTGAGGGGGTCGTCTTCCAGAGAATACGAGTACGCGTAGTTCATAAGGCTTCGGTAGATGGGGCAATGGCTGGGACGCCAGAACCCCTGGTGATCGAGTCCGATCTGGTGGCCCAACTCGTGAACGAAGGTGGCGAACAAGGTGTTCTTTCCGCCCCCGGAACCGCCCCCATCGCCGAGCTGATCCGCTTGGCCTCCGCCATAGGGGTTGAGTTGCATCCAATGCGCCATTCCGCGCCAGTTCGGCGGCAGGTATTTGTCTCGGAGCGATTGCCACGGCAATTTCTGGTCGTCCTTTTCGAGAACGTTGATCCAAATGGGGTGCAGCTTCCAGCCCTTCTTTTGGTTCTTGTTGGTCGCAGGTAGGCTCGCGAAGTACTCCACCGCCCGCTGGATTTCGCTCTTGGCCAGCCCTTCGTCGAGGTTGTCGAAGCGGGAGAGCATACAAACGATGTCGACTTGCAGCGGGTCGCAACCAAGCGCTTTGAAGTCGAGCCCGCGATGCGATCGGATTTCCCAGCCATCGAGAAGCCCGTCCCGATCCGTGTCGGGATCGAAGGGATCGGTTCCGAGGGCCATCTCCCGTTCGTTAGGGATGCCGTCGCAGTCTGAGTCCTTCTCGCCGGGGGATATCCTTCGGTACACCACGACGGCAAACGCCGTGTGCGGCTCAACGCCGTAGCGGTACTCCACTAAGTCGTCGTCGCCATCGGCATCCATGTCGGCGAAAAAGTAGTGGGAAGGCGACAAAGGCAGGTTCGAAACGAGGGGGATCGGCTGGCCGGCGTCGGGCTTACTCGAATCGAAGACGCTTCCCCCGATCGCGGCGAGCTTGCCCTGCGCCGTAGGTCTTCCCGTCGCCGGGACCGGATTCAATTTCGCCAGCTCACGACCTTCGTACCGGAGTGTCCCGCCAAGCTCCAGCAACCAGCCCGGCCGGAACGCCCCATTGCCCCCTGGTGGAGCTTCGCTGGGGCCCGCGATCCAGAGGCACTGGGGAAGACGAACCCGATCGACCTTTCGATCTTTGAGCCGGATGGTGAAGCCTTCTTCCGCCCCGCGCGAACGGACCAACAGGACCTCGCCCGCCTGCAGCCAGCTCATGTCAGGGCTGCTTACGTTCTTCGGCAGCGAAGCCCAAGGTGCGCTGCTCCTGAACTTCCGATCTCCAAAATCGCTTGCCAATACGAGTTCTGATCCGTCGAACAGCCCCAGCACATCGGCCTTCCCGTCGCCGTCGAAGTCCCCCGATACCGCCGCTTGGCAGTTCTTCCCCCAACCGGTCCTGGCTTGGAACCCAAAGCTCGGCTTCTGGCCCTCCACATTGAGAGACACGTCGATGATGCAGTCTCCCTCTGGATAGACGCAGATGAGATCCGCAAGCCCGTCGGCGTTCACGTCTCCGACGAGCGGAATCCTGGGTGGGGCGGCGAAATTCAGCGCCCACGGAACCGCAGGCGCAAATACCGAGGCGGTCGGCGTGACCCAACCGATCGCAAGGCAGAAGTAGGCCAACATGCGCACCAGTTTACAAAACCGAAGTCGCAGCAATACCGTACGAAAACGAAAACCCCAGGCGGCGCTCGGTCCGAAAACCCCTACTTGAGGTTCTGCAGCATCCATTCCCGGTTGTTGGGGACCATTGCGGGATGCCAATCGTGGCCAATCTCATATCGGATGAGGTTCTTGGGTCCAGGCAAGGCGTCGAAGGTGGCCCTCACGCACTCAGGACGAACGGAAGGGTCCTTCAGGCCCATAGACACCTGCGTCGGCACGCGGCAAAACGTGGCCATATTCACCGTGTCGTAGTAGGAAAGCGTGTGAAGGATTCGCTCCTTACCGAGCGGAATCCCTTCGGCGAAGTCGAGAAGCTCCTTCAGTGGGTAACGATGGACCGGCTTGGAGAGTGTATGACGGATCGCCGAAAGGAACGGCATATCGGCGCAGACGACCTTCACGATCGGGCACAGCGCCCCGAGCCAGATGCTCATCCCGCCACCTTGGCTCATTCCCGCCGCAGCGATTCGGTCTTCGTCGACTTCAGGCTGCGCCTGGAACACCTTGGCAGCGAGGTAAGCGTTCTGAATCATCCGCCTGAAAACCCAGGTTCTGGGCTCTTCGGCCCCTTCGGCGAAGTAGCCCCGCGACACCTTGTACTCCTCCCGGTGAAAGGCGTCGTGGCCGTGGAAGTTGAAGCTGAGGCTGGCCATTCCTTGCCGGGTTCCGAATCCGTTGGGCAGCACCGACTCCCGGCCGTACGGCGCGAGCCACAAAAAGGAAGGGCACCTGCGAACTCCTGGGGGAAACGCAAACCACCCCGACACGCTTTGGCCAAACATCCCTCGAAAGGCGATCCGCTCGACGTGGTGCGTGGGGTGCTGCAAGTCCGACTGGAACGAGCGATGAAAGTCCAACGGCTCGGCCGCTGCTTCTTGGATCGCTTCGTCCCAGAACGCCTCGAAGTCGTCCGGAACGTAGGGTTCGAAAAGCCTCATGCGCCGAGTGCGCGCTCGTGTGATTCGACGTGCAGGCCAGTGGTCATTAGCCAAGCGATCGCCCGTTGAATCTCTTCAATCGGCCCATCGAGTTCGACCAGCGCCCAAGCGCGGTCCTCGTCGATGCTGGCCCGCTTAACATTGACGACAACGTTGAAATCTCGGGCCAGCCGCCAAATCCAGGGCTGGCGTGCCGCCGAATTGGCGGCGACGAGGGTGACATCGACTTTGGCAACCATGACTTTCCGCCGGGATTGTACCGAACCGGGGCAGCGCCAGGGCGTCCCGTTCGCTACGAACTTTCGCCGACCGGACGTATAATGAATCTGGAACTCCCCAAAGCGAGAGAGACATCATGAGCCAGCGAGTCTACGTTTTCGACACTACCCTACGGGATGGCGAGCAGAGTCCCGGGGTGCGACTCTCCACCGTCGAAAAGCTGGAGA
The genomic region above belongs to Candidatus Nitrosymbiomonas proteolyticus and contains:
- a CDS encoding 2-dehydro-3-deoxyphosphooctonate aldolase, coding for MKTFRLNDFEVGGQSLCVIAGPCLAESDDLCLRVAEEIVRHCADLGFPFIFKASFDKANRSSVATGRGDGLAAGLRRLEKVKKAFGVPVTTDIHWPEQAREVAEGVDLLQIPAFLCRQSDLLQAAAETGRPVNVKKGQFLAPWDAKNIVDKLDHFGASGVLLTERGTSFGYNMLVVDMPGLEVMRGMGVPVCFDATHSAQRPGASGQETGGVRESIPAMARAAVAVGIDAIFLEVHPDPSTALSDRATQWPLDQIRPLLEQIAAVDRAVRAL
- a CDS encoding acetyl xylan esterase, whose product is MRLFEPYVPDDFEAFWDEAIQEAAAEPLDFHRSFQSDLQHPTHHVERIAFRGMFGQSVSGWFAFPPGVRRCPSFLWLAPYGRESVLPNGFGTRQGMASLSFNFHGHDAFHREEYKVSRGYFAEGAEEPRTWVFRRMIQNAYLAAKVFQAQPEVDEDRIAAAGMSQGGGMSIWLGALCPIVKVVCADMPFLSAIRHTLSKPVHRYPLKELLDFAEGIPLGKERILHTLSYYDTVNMATFCRVPTQVSMGLKDPSVRPECVRATFDALPGPKNLIRYEIGHDWHPAMVPNNREWMLQNLK
- a CDS encoding FeS-binding protein, with amino-acid sequence MVAKVDVTLVAANSAARQPWIWRLARDFNVVVNVKRASIDEDRAWALVELDGPIEEIQRAIAWLMTTGLHVESHERALGA